The Streptomyces puniciscabiei genomic interval CCTCCACGGCACGGGCGCCCACGTCATGGTCGTACGGCCCGGGTACCTGCGGGACGCAGGGCCGCTGTCGACGACTCCGGAGGCGGTGGCGACGGCCATCGAACTGGGGCTGCGCAGACGCTCGGAGGTGGTGTGGGTGCCGGGGGCGCTGCGGGTGGTCATGTCGGCGCTGCGGCACACGCCACGGGCTCTGTTCCGAAGGCTGCCCGTTTAGCCTCCGGCCCTACGACACCGCGCTACGGCCCAATCCCCGAACCGCACCGGCCTGCGACGGCACCACGGACCCCCCGAACGTGAACTCCCGCAGCTTGCGCCACACCCCGTCGGCCCCCTGCTCGTACAGCGCGAAACCCGTGCACGGCCACTGCGCGTCGAAGCCGGCCAGCTCCTCGAACGCCCGGTCCATCGCCGCCTCGTCGATGCCGTGCGCGACGGTGACATGAGGGTGGTACGGGAACTGCAGGTCACGCGCCACCGGCCCGGAGGCGTCCCGGACCCGCTGCTGCAACAGGGTGCACTCCTCGGCGCCCTGGACGACGCGGACGTAGACCACCGGGGAGAGCGGACGGAACGTGCCGGTGCCGGACAGCCGCATCGGGAACGGCCGCCCGCTCGCGGCGACCTCGGTGAGGTGCCTCTCGACGGCCGGCAACTCGCTCTCGTCGACCTCGGTCGGCGGCAGCAGCGTGACATGCGTGGGGATGCCGTGAGCCGCGGCGTCGCCGAAGCCCGCGCGCCGCTCCTGGAGCAGGCGGCCGTGAGGCTCCGGGACCGCGATCGACACGCCGATCGTTACGGTCCCCACGTCGTCTCCTGTCGTCGCGTCTGTTGTGTTCTCAGTCGTCCGGGTATCGACTGTACGACCACGGTCGTCCTCGGGGCAGGCGCAGCGGAAGTGATGTGCAGCGCTCTGCCCGACAGGACGTGTGTACGGTCGTGCGCCTCGGCGCCGGTCCGTGCGTCTGCGTGCCCCTCAGTGCTTCGCCGACAGGAAGCCCACCCGGTCGTACGCCTGCGCGAGCGTCTCCGCGGCGACGGCGCGCGCCTTCTCCGCGCCCTTGGCCAGGATCGAGTCGAGGGTCTCGGAGTCGTCCAGGTACTGCTGGGTGCGCTCCCGGAACGGCGTCACGAACTCGACCATGACCTCGGCGAGGTCGGTCTTGAGGGCGCCGTACATCTTGCCCTCGTACTCCCGCTCCAGCTCCGCGACCGACTTGCCGGTGAGGGTGGAGTAGATGGTGAGCAGGTTCGACACGCCCGGCTTGTTCTCCGTGTCGTAGCGGATCACGGTGTCGGTGTCGGTGACGGCGCTCTTGACCTTCTTGGCGGTGGTCTTCGGCTCGTCGAGCAGGTTGATCAGGCCCTTCGGCGTGGACGCCGACTTGCTCATCTTGATCGACGGGTCCTGCAGGTCGTAGATCTTCGCCGTCTCCTTGAGGATGTACGGCGACGGGATCGTGAACGTCTGCCCGAAGCGGCCGTTGAAACGCTCGGCCAGGTCGCGGGTCAGCTCGATGTGCTGGCGCTGGTCCTCGCCCACCGGCACCTCGTTCGCCTGGTAGAGGAGGATGTCGGCGACCTGCAGGATCGGGTACGTGAACAGGCCGACGCTCGCCCGGTCGGCGCCCTGCTTGGCGGACTTGTCCTTGAACTGGGTCATGCGGCTGGCCTCGCCGAAGCCGGTGAGGCAGTTCATGATCCAGGCGAGCTGGGCGTGCTCGGGGACGTGGCTCTGGACGAACAGCGTGCAGCGGTCGGGGTCCAGACCGGCCGCGAGGAGCTGGGCGGCGGCCAGGCGGGTGTTGGCGCGCAGCTCCTTCGGGTCCTGGGGGACCGTGATCGCGTGCAGGTCGACGACCATGTAGAACGCGTCGTGGGACTCCTGCAGGGCCACCCACTGGCGGACGGCGCCGAGGTAGTTGCCGAGGTGGAACGAGCCGGCGGTGGGCTGGATGCCGGAGAGCACGCGGGGTTCGTCAGCAGTGGCCATGTTGCCCATTCTCGCAGAGGCGCAGGGTGTCATCGGCCCGTGAGGTGGGGGGTGGATCGGGTGCGTCGGGGACTGCGGACCGGGGTGGGCCGGTCGCGCCCCGCGGCGGAGCCGCATATCGATGCGGCCCCGCGCCCCTTCCGGGGCCGCTGCCCCTGACCGGGGTTGATCAGCCCAGGTCGATTTCCGGGTAGAGCGGGAACGCCGCCACCAGGTCCGTCGCGCGCTGGGCGATCTCCTGGGAGACCTTCTCGTCCAGGACGTGGGCCGCCTTGGACGGGGCGCCCGACTTGGTGGTGCCCGGCTCGGTGGTGGTGAGGACGCGGTCGATCAGGCCCGCCACCTCGTCCATCTCCGCCGTGCCGAGACCGCGGGTGGTGAGCGCGGGGGTGCCGATGCGGATGCCGGAGGTGTACCAGGCGCCGTTGGGGTCGGCCGGGATGGCGTTGCGGTTGGTGACGATGCCCGAGTCCAGGAGGGCGGCCTCGGCCTGGCGGCCGGTGAGGCCGTAGGAGGTGGCGACGTCGATCAGGTTGAGGTGGTTGTCCGTGCCGCCCGTCACCAGGGTGGCGCCGCGCCGCATAAGGCCCTCGGCCAGCGCCTTCGAGTTGTCGACGATGCGCTGGGCGTAGTCCTGGAAGGCGGGCTGACGGGCCTCGGCGAGGGCGACGGCCTTGGCGGCCATGACGTGCGGGAGCGGGCCGCCGAGGACCATCGGGCAGCCGCGGTCGACCTGGTCCTTCAGGGAGTCGTCGCACAGGACCATGCCGCCGCGCGGGCCGCGCAGGGACTTGTGGGTGGTGGTCGTCACGATCTGGGCGTGCGGGACCGGGTCGAAGTCGCCGGTCAGGACCTTGCCGGCGACCAGGCCCGCGAAGTGGGCCATGTCGACCATGAGGGTCGCGCCGACCTCGTCGGCGATCTCGCGCATGATCCGGAAGTTCACCAGACGGGGGTACGCCGAGTAGCCGGCGACGATGATCAGCGGCTTGAACTCGCGGGCCTGGGCGCGCAGGGCGTCGTAGTCGATGAGGCCGGTGGCCGGGTCGGTGCCGTAGGAGCGCTGGTCGAACATCTTGCCGGAGATGTTCGGGCGGAAGCCGTGGGTGAGGTGGCCGCCGGCGTCCAGGGACATGCCGAGCATGCGCTGGTTGCCGAAGGCCTGGCGCAGCTCGGCCCAGTCGGCCTCGGTCAGGTCGTTGACCTGGCGGGCGCCGGCCTTCTCCAGGAAGGGGGCCTCGACCCGGTCGGCGAGGACGGCCCAGAAGGCGACGAGGTTGGCGTCGATGCCGGAGTGCGGCTGGACGTAGGCGTGGCGGGCGCCGAAGAGCTCCTTGGCGTGCTCGGCGGCCAGGGACTCCACCGTGTCGACGTTGCGGCAGCCGGCGTAGAAGCGGCGGCCGACGGTGCCCTCGGCGTACTTGTCGCTGAACCAGTTGCCCATCGCCAGCAGGGTGGCCGGGGAGGCGTAGTTCTCGGAGGCGATCAGCTTGAGCATCGCGCGCTGGTCGGTCACCTCCTGGCCGATGGCGTCGGCCACGCGCGGTTCCACGGCGCGGATGACGTCGAGGGCGGCGCGGAAGGCGGTGGACTCGGTGGAGAGGTGCTGCTTCGACATGGGGACCTCCGGACGGCGTGCGTACAGCGTTCACGTTCGGCCCAGGCGCACGGCACACATCAGACTCGGGCCGCTCCCCGATGGTCCGTCCCATCCCAGCGCGCCAGTCACGGCCCGCTGATCAGCCTACCGGGCGGAGCACGCGGCCAGGTTCCTCGGTCCACCATGCGAGCGACGGTAGGAAGGAGGTCCCCCCTCGTCACCGGAGGCCGCCGTGACCACTGCGGAAGACCTGATCGCCGCCGCCGACGCGCACAGCGCGCACACCTACCACCCGCTGCCGGTCGTCGTCGCCACCGCCGAGGGGGCCTGGATGACGGACGTGTCGGGCCGCCGCTACCTGGACTTCCTGGCCGGCTACTCGGCGCTGAACTTCGGGCACCGCCACCCGCGGCTGGTGGCGGCGGCGCGGGCCCAGCTGGAGCGGGTGACGCTGACCTCCCGGGCCTTCCACCACGACCGGTTCGCCGCGTTCTGCACCGAGCTGGCGGAGCTGTGCGGGATGGAGTCGGTGCTGCCCATGAACACGGGGGCGGAGGCCGTCGAGAGCGCGGTGAAGACGGCCCGGAAGTGGGGGTACCGGGTGAAGGGGGTGCCCGCGGAGATGGCGAAGATCGTCGTCGCGGGCGGCAACTTCCACGGCCGTACGACGACGATCATCAGCTTCTCCACCGACCCCGATTCCCGGGCGGACTTCGGGCCGTACACGCCGGGGTTCCAGATCGTCCCGTACGGCGATCTGACCGCGATGCGTCAGGCGATGACGGAGAACACCGTGGCGGTGCTGCTGGAGCCGATCCAGGGCGAGAACGGGGTGGTCGTGCCGCCGGAGGGCTATCTGGCCGCCGTCCGTGAGCTGACCCGCGAGCGGAACGTGCTCTTCGTCGCCGACGAGGTCCAGTCGGGTCTCGGCCGCACCGGGCGGACCTTCGCGTGCGAGCACGAGGGGGTGGTCCCGGACATGTACGTGCTGGGCAAGGCGCTGGGCGGCGGGATCGTGCCGGTGTCGGCGGTGGTGTCGAGCGCGGAGGTGCTCGGGGTGTTCCGGCCGGGCGAGCACGGCTCGACGTTCGGCGGGAATCCGCTGGCCTGCGCGGTGGCGCTGGAGGTGATCGCGATGCTGCGCACGGGCGAGTTCCAGGCGCGGGCGGCCGAGCTGGGCGAGCGGTTGCACCGGGACCTGGGCGCGCTGCTCGACACGGGCGCGGTGACGGCGGTGCGCGGGCGCGGGCTGTGGGCGGGCGTGGACATCGCGCCGAAGGCCGGCACGGCGCGGCAGGTCTCCGAGCGGCTGATGGAGCGCGGGGTGCTGGTGAAGGACACCCACCGCGCCACCGTACGCCTCGCTCCGCCGCTGGTGATCGGCGAGGAGGAACTGGAGTGGGGGCTGGAGCAGCTGCGGACCGTCCTGGGGACCTAGAGGATCACATGCGGCAGGAAGCGGGCGTACTCGTCGGTGATCAGGCCCGAGGACTCGCGGATGCCCAGGCCGGCGGCCTCGTCCTGGACGACCCACGCGCCGAGGACGACGTGGTTGCCGTCGAAGGCGGGCAGGGGCGCGAGCTGCTGGTAGCAGCAGGGCTCTTCGCGGAGTACGGGGGGTGCGCCCGGCCGGTGCACGGTGACGCCCTCGCCCTCGCGGCCGAGCAGCGGCTTGGCGACGTAGCCGGGTGCACCGGCCAGCTCGCGGGGGCCGTCGAGGTAGGCGGGGAGGAGGTTGGGGTGGCCGGGGTACAGCTCCCAGAGGACCGCCAGCAGGGCCTTGTTGCTGAGCAGCATCTTCCAGGCGGGTTCGATCCACAGGGTGCTGCCGGTGCCGCCGCCGTTGTCGAGGGTGTCCAGGACGTGCCCGCCGAACGCGTCGGTGGTGAGCCACTCCCAGGGGTAGAGCTTGAAGATGCCGCGGATGAAACGGAGCTGGTTGTCGACGAAGCGGCCGGAGAGGGTGTCCCAGCCGATCTCCTCCATGGACAGCCAGTCGGTGTCGAGGCCGGCCTGTTCCGCGGTCTCCTTCAGATAGGCGACCGTCATCAGGTCCTCGCCGAGTTCGTCGGCCGAGGAATGGGCGAAGTGCAACGGGCTGCCGGGGGGCAGCAGCGCGGCCTGGGTCCGCCAGGCCTCGACGAGGCGTTCGTGCAGGGAGTTCCACTGGTCGGCGCCGGGGAAGCGATCCTCCATCCAGAACCACTGCGGCGAGGCCGCCTCGACCAGCGAGGTCGGGGTGTCGGCGTTGTACTCGAGCAGCTTCGCGGGGCCGGTGCCGTCGTAGCGGAGGTCGAACCGGCCGTAGACGGAAGGGAGTTCGGCGCGGCGCCGCCAGGCCTCGGTGACGGCGGCGGTCACGCGCGGATCGGTGATGCCGAGGTCGGCGAGCCGGTCGCGCGCCACGATGTGCTCGGCGGCCGCGAGGCACATGCGGTGCAGCTCCTCGACGGTCTCCTCCAGCGCCTCGACCTCCGCCAGGGAGAAGACGTAGTAGGCGCTCTCGTCCCAGTAGGGGCGCAGGGAACCGTCGGGGTGGCGGGTGAGGGGGTGGACGAGCCCCTGCGCCTCGACGGTCTGCTGCCAGCCGGGGCGGGGAGTGGTGGTACGGCGTTCCATGGCCCGGTACCGGTCAGCCGCCGGAGCTGTGGTGGCCGCCGCCGAAGCCGCCGCGGTGCACCCCGCTGCCGCCGTGGCTGCCGCCCGA includes:
- the rocD gene encoding ornithine--oxo-acid transaminase, encoding MTTAEDLIAAADAHSAHTYHPLPVVVATAEGAWMTDVSGRRYLDFLAGYSALNFGHRHPRLVAAARAQLERVTLTSRAFHHDRFAAFCTELAELCGMESVLPMNTGAEAVESAVKTARKWGYRVKGVPAEMAKIVVAGGNFHGRTTTIISFSTDPDSRADFGPYTPGFQIVPYGDLTAMRQAMTENTVAVLLEPIQGENGVVVPPEGYLAAVRELTRERNVLFVADEVQSGLGRTGRTFACEHEGVVPDMYVLGKALGGGIVPVSAVVSSAEVLGVFRPGEHGSTFGGNPLACAVALEVIAMLRTGEFQARAAELGERLHRDLGALLDTGAVTAVRGRGLWAGVDIAPKAGTARQVSERLMERGVLVKDTHRATVRLAPPLVIGEEELEWGLEQLRTVLGT
- a CDS encoding 2'-5' RNA ligase family protein, which produces MGTVTIGVSIAVPEPHGRLLQERRAGFGDAAAHGIPTHVTLLPPTEVDESELPAVERHLTEVAASGRPFPMRLSGTGTFRPLSPVVYVRVVQGAEECTLLQQRVRDASGPVARDLQFPYHPHVTVAHGIDEAAMDRAFEELAGFDAQWPCTGFALYEQGADGVWRKLREFTFGGSVVPSQAGAVRGLGRSAVS
- a CDS encoding glycine hydroxymethyltransferase; this translates as MSKQHLSTESTAFRAALDVIRAVEPRVADAIGQEVTDQRAMLKLIASENYASPATLLAMGNWFSDKYAEGTVGRRFYAGCRNVDTVESLAAEHAKELFGARHAYVQPHSGIDANLVAFWAVLADRVEAPFLEKAGARQVNDLTEADWAELRQAFGNQRMLGMSLDAGGHLTHGFRPNISGKMFDQRSYGTDPATGLIDYDALRAQAREFKPLIIVAGYSAYPRLVNFRIMREIADEVGATLMVDMAHFAGLVAGKVLTGDFDPVPHAQIVTTTTHKSLRGPRGGMVLCDDSLKDQVDRGCPMVLGGPLPHVMAAKAVALAEARQPAFQDYAQRIVDNSKALAEGLMRRGATLVTGGTDNHLNLIDVATSYGLTGRQAEAALLDSGIVTNRNAIPADPNGAWYTSGIRIGTPALTTRGLGTAEMDEVAGLIDRVLTTTEPGTTKSGAPSKAAHVLDEKVSQEIAQRATDLVAAFPLYPEIDLG
- a CDS encoding glutathionylspermidine synthase family protein encodes the protein MERRTTTPRPGWQQTVEAQGLVHPLTRHPDGSLRPYWDESAYYVFSLAEVEALEETVEELHRMCLAAAEHIVARDRLADLGITDPRVTAAVTEAWRRRAELPSVYGRFDLRYDGTGPAKLLEYNADTPTSLVEAASPQWFWMEDRFPGADQWNSLHERLVEAWRTQAALLPPGSPLHFAHSSADELGEDLMTVAYLKETAEQAGLDTDWLSMEEIGWDTLSGRFVDNQLRFIRGIFKLYPWEWLTTDAFGGHVLDTLDNGGGTGSTLWIEPAWKMLLSNKALLAVLWELYPGHPNLLPAYLDGPRELAGAPGYVAKPLLGREGEGVTVHRPGAPPVLREEPCCYQQLAPLPAFDGNHVVLGAWVVQDEAAGLGIRESSGLITDEYARFLPHVIL
- the trpS gene encoding tryptophan--tRNA ligase, whose product is MATADEPRVLSGIQPTAGSFHLGNYLGAVRQWVALQESHDAFYMVVDLHAITVPQDPKELRANTRLAAAQLLAAGLDPDRCTLFVQSHVPEHAQLAWIMNCLTGFGEASRMTQFKDKSAKQGADRASVGLFTYPILQVADILLYQANEVPVGEDQRQHIELTRDLAERFNGRFGQTFTIPSPYILKETAKIYDLQDPSIKMSKSASTPKGLINLLDEPKTTAKKVKSAVTDTDTVIRYDTENKPGVSNLLTIYSTLTGKSVAELEREYEGKMYGALKTDLAEVMVEFVTPFRERTQQYLDDSETLDSILAKGAEKARAVAAETLAQAYDRVGFLSAKH